The Serpentinimonas maccroryi genome has a segment encoding these proteins:
- a CDS encoding PilZ domain-containing protein, with the protein MSTAEAPAATRPTVIQLSIKEKAALYAAYIPLFTEGGIFVPSVREYQLGQDVYVLLTLPDEAQRYPVAGKVAWITPAGAAHARTQGIGVRFPADEKSKQLKARIEEILGAHLASDRSTQTI; encoded by the coding sequence ATGAGCACTGCCGAAGCCCCGGCGGCCACCCGCCCCACCGTCATCCAGTTGTCGATCAAGGAAAAAGCCGCCCTCTATGCGGCCTACATCCCCCTGTTCACCGAAGGCGGCATCTTCGTGCCCTCGGTGCGCGAATACCAGCTCGGGCAAGACGTGTACGTGCTGCTCACCCTGCCCGACGAAGCCCAGCGCTACCCGGTGGCGGGCAAAGTGGCGTGGATCACCCCCGCGGGCGCAGCACATGCGCGCACCCAAGGCATCGGCGTGCGCTTTCCGGCCGACGAAAAATCCAAGCAGCTCAAAGCCCGCATCGAAGAAATCTTGGGCGCCCATCTGGCCTCCGATCGCTCCACCCAAACCATTTGA
- a CDS encoding DNA polymerase, giving the protein MRQALPPWLQRQLASLRQQRSHALLLSGPPGLGQYELALELARVWLCERPSDQGACGACSGCHAIEVRTHPDLFVLLPEVLAIELGWPLDPKTQDKIDKKELKPSQFIRVDPVRAALAFSQVTASRAAAKVVLIHPANRLNVESANALLKTLEEPPAGLRFILSTEAAHALPPTIRSRCLTQQMAWPTEPEALAWLAQVAAPGTLEPQLQAAWRASGGRPEAARQWLASGLDATLWASLPKRVAAGDLSPVREWPLAQQMGLLQQICHDLMSAAVGAEPRFFAAADLPPAPPLAALSAWQRDLVQAARTLEHPFQAALLHEAWALRARQALHSRP; this is encoded by the coding sequence ATGAGGCAAGCCCTGCCGCCGTGGCTGCAGCGCCAGCTGGCCAGCCTGCGCCAGCAGCGCAGCCACGCCCTGCTGCTCAGCGGCCCGCCCGGCCTCGGGCAGTACGAGCTGGCTCTCGAGCTGGCACGGGTCTGGTTATGCGAGCGCCCCAGCGACCAAGGCGCCTGCGGCGCTTGCAGCGGCTGCCACGCCATCGAGGTGCGCACCCACCCCGACCTGTTCGTGCTGCTGCCCGAGGTGCTGGCGATCGAACTCGGCTGGCCGCTGGACCCCAAAACCCAAGACAAGATCGACAAAAAAGAACTCAAACCGAGCCAGTTCATCCGCGTCGATCCGGTGCGCGCCGCGCTGGCCTTTAGCCAAGTCACAGCCTCGCGCGCCGCCGCCAAGGTGGTGCTGATCCACCCGGCCAACCGGCTCAATGTCGAATCGGCCAACGCGCTGCTCAAAACGCTGGAAGAGCCACCTGCGGGGCTGCGCTTCATCCTCAGCACCGAAGCCGCGCACGCCCTGCCGCCCACCATCCGCAGCCGCTGCCTGACGCAGCAAATGGCTTGGCCCACCGAGCCCGAGGCGCTCGCTTGGCTGGCGCAGGTCGCCGCGCCCGGCACCCTGGAGCCGCAGTTGCAGGCGGCTTGGCGCGCCAGCGGTGGCCGCCCCGAAGCCGCGCGCCAGTGGCTGGCCAGCGGCCTCGATGCCACCCTGTGGGCCAGCCTGCCCAAACGCGTGGCCGCAGGCGATTTGAGCCCCGTGCGCGAGTGGCCGCTGGCGCAGCAGATGGGCTTGCTGCAGCAGATCTGCCACGACCTGATGAGCGCCGCCGTAGGCGCCGAACCCCGCTTCTTTGCCGCTGCCGATCTGCCCCCCGCACCACCCTTGGCAGCACTCAGCGCCTGGCAGCGCGACCTGGTGCAGGCTGCGCGCACGCTCGAGCACCCCTTTCAAGCCGCCTTGCTGCACGAGGCCTGGGCGCTGCGCGCGCGCCAAGCGCTACACTCGCGCCCATGA
- the mltG gene encoding endolytic transglycosylase MltG, protein MFRTLKWLLLAAIAGAVLLAALAAWWLQRPLPLAPQAQGVVDVVIEPGTSARGVARVLVQSGLQTSPDLLFLWFRASGQAHRLQAGTYEFGPDTSPRELLRKLVAGEQALRRITLLEGWTYYQVLQALRQADALVYDLPAQASSAELMRFLGLPHKHPEGRFFPDTYVYPKNSKASALLRQAAQAMDRQLAQAWEQRHPNLPLRNPDEALILASIIERETGLPSDRPMVSGVFNNRLRIGMRLQADPTVVYGLGPGFDERLRRIHLQTDTPWNTYTRAGLPPTPIAMPGMASLLAAVQPADTQAMYFVARGDGSSAFSRTYAEHNVAIRRYILNQ, encoded by the coding sequence GTGTTCCGAACCTTGAAATGGCTGCTGCTGGCCGCAATCGCCGGCGCCGTGTTGCTGGCCGCGCTGGCCGCTTGGTGGTTGCAGCGGCCGCTGCCCTTGGCACCACAGGCGCAGGGCGTGGTCGATGTGGTGATCGAGCCCGGCACCTCGGCGCGTGGGGTGGCGCGGGTGCTGGTGCAAAGCGGGCTGCAAACCTCGCCCGATCTGCTGTTTTTGTGGTTTCGTGCCTCTGGGCAGGCGCACCGCCTGCAGGCCGGCACCTACGAATTTGGCCCCGACACCAGCCCACGCGAGCTGTTGCGCAAACTGGTGGCTGGCGAGCAGGCGCTGCGCCGCATCACCTTGCTCGAAGGCTGGACTTACTATCAGGTGCTGCAAGCGCTGCGGCAAGCCGACGCGCTGGTGTACGACCTGCCCGCGCAAGCCAGCTCGGCTGAGCTCATGCGGTTTTTGGGCCTGCCGCACAAGCACCCCGAGGGGCGGTTTTTCCCCGACACCTACGTCTATCCCAAAAACTCCAAGGCCTCGGCCCTGCTGCGCCAAGCCGCTCAGGCCATGGACAGACAACTGGCCCAAGCCTGGGAGCAGCGCCACCCCAATCTGCCGCTGCGCAACCCCGACGAGGCGCTGATTCTGGCCAGCATCATCGAGCGCGAAACCGGGCTGCCTAGCGACCGCCCGATGGTCTCGGGGGTGTTCAACAACCGGCTGCGCATCGGCATGCGGCTGCAGGCCGACCCCACCGTGGTCTATGGCTTGGGGCCTGGGTTCGATGAGCGCTTGCGCCGCATCCACCTGCAAACCGACACGCCTTGGAACACCTACACCCGCGCCGGCCTGCCCCCGACCCCGATCGCCATGCCCGGCATGGCCTCGCTCTTGGCCGCCGTGCAACCGGCCGATACCCAAGCCATGTACTTCGTGGCCCGGGGCGACGGCTCGAGCGCCTTCAGCCGCACCTACGCCGAGCACAATGTGGCGATTCGGCGCTACATCCTCAACCAATGA
- the purL gene encoding phosphoribosylformylglycinamidine synthase, with protein sequence MTLHLTPIEGGDALSPFRAQQILPLLQAASASIVEVSARHVYWVATPDPLTAAQLQAWQALLGCSAPVHGAAPGEGALVVVTPRLGTVSPWASKATDIARNCGFTVRRVERCTEYRLRLRGGLFGRAPEGLSPTQWQQAAALLHDRMTESALPKRADAQRLFAELPAAPLEHVDVLGAGRVALEQANRAWGLALAEDEIDYLLAAFVGLGRNPSDVELMMFAQANSEHCRHKIFNAEFVIDGVAQPQSLFGMIRHTHQSQPQHTVVAYSDNAAVMQGHRLQRFVARMAQPDAVPVYAAEDAEQHILMKVETHNHPTAISPFAGAATGAGGEIRDEGATGRGAKPKAGLTGFSVSKLWGGWSDLPEGKPEHIASPLQIMIEGPLGGAAFNNEFGRPNLLGYFREYEQVVGGLRRGYHKPIMIAGGIGQIDAALTHKVQFPPGSLLIQLGGPGMRIGMGGGAASSMASGTNAAELDFDSVQRGNPELERRAQEVINHCTALGAQNPILFIHDVGAGGLSNAFPELVNDAGRGARFDLRAVPLEESGLSPKEIWCNESQERYVLAIAPDALAQFQAFCERERCPFAVVGVATEERELVLTDGEGVTPPVQMPMNVLLGKPPKMRREVHSVPRPQAALDLHEVELQASVIAVLSHPTVASKRFLITIGDRSVGGLTHRDQMVGPWQVPVADCAVTLADYTGVAGEAMSMGERSPLAALNAPAAARMAVAEAITNLLAAPIELGRVKLSANWMAACGEPGEDADLYASVRAVGLELCPALGVSIPVGKDSLSMRTQWRADGQTLKVTSPVSLIVSAFATLADVRGTLTPQLQRGIDSELLLIDLGRGQMRLGGSMLAQHLEQSGDAVPDLDQPHDLVQLVHAINALRAQGLLLAYHDRSDGGLLAAVAEMAFAGQVGVALNLDALLLEGDGIADSRMDSGDSKNWAAQVAARREERTLRALFNEELGVLLQVRHAERTPVMQVLRAHGLGACSHFVGKVQSPNWPSAGATSPDAAAPEQRLQIWRDARKIFDSSLQDLQQVWDSVSWKICRLRDHPGCADAEHAALGQPNDPGLHLALTFDAAEDVAAPYLNLARPKVAILREQGVNSQLEMAYAFHLAGFEAHDVHMSDLHSGRAHLRDFKGLVACGGFSYGDTLGAGIGWARSITFNAALAEQFAAFFARPDTFGLGVCNGCQMFAELAELIPGAHAWPRFTSNQSQRFEARLSLVEVQSSPSLFFEGMAGSRLPIAVAHGEGYANFAQRGHAEQAIAALRFVDHHGAATQAYPYNPNGSPGGLTGVTTACGRFTALMPHPERVFRNLQLSWTDPRHSGALEGPSPWLRLWRNARRWVG encoded by the coding sequence GTGACCTTACACCTGACCCCGATCGAGGGCGGCGACGCCTTAAGCCCCTTTCGTGCCCAGCAAATCCTGCCGCTGCTGCAGGCCGCATCGGCTTCGATCGTTGAAGTGTCGGCGCGCCACGTGTACTGGGTGGCCACGCCCGATCCTCTGACCGCAGCCCAGCTGCAAGCCTGGCAGGCGCTGCTGGGTTGCAGCGCACCGGTCCATGGTGCAGCCCCAGGCGAGGGCGCGCTGGTGGTGGTCACGCCGCGGCTGGGCACCGTATCGCCTTGGGCCTCGAAAGCCACCGACATCGCCCGCAATTGTGGCTTTACCGTGCGCCGCGTTGAGCGCTGCACCGAATACCGACTGCGGCTGCGCGGCGGCCTGTTTGGCCGTGCGCCCGAAGGCCTCAGCCCAACCCAGTGGCAGCAGGCGGCGGCGCTGCTGCACGACCGCATGACCGAAAGCGCCTTACCCAAGCGCGCCGACGCCCAGCGCCTGTTTGCCGAACTGCCGGCGGCGCCGTTGGAGCACGTGGATGTGCTCGGTGCCGGCCGGGTGGCGCTGGAGCAGGCCAACCGCGCTTGGGGCCTAGCGCTGGCCGAGGACGAAATCGACTACCTGCTGGCGGCCTTTGTGGGGCTGGGGCGCAACCCCAGCGACGTCGAGCTGATGATGTTCGCGCAGGCCAACAGCGAGCACTGCCGGCACAAAATCTTCAACGCCGAGTTCGTCATCGACGGCGTCGCGCAGCCGCAGAGCCTGTTTGGCATGATCCGCCACACGCACCAGAGCCAGCCACAGCACACCGTGGTGGCCTATTCCGACAACGCTGCCGTGATGCAGGGGCACCGCTTGCAGCGCTTCGTGGCGCGCATGGCGCAGCCCGATGCGGTGCCGGTCTATGCCGCCGAGGACGCCGAGCAGCACATTCTGATGAAAGTCGAGACGCACAACCACCCCACCGCGATCTCGCCTTTTGCCGGGGCCGCCACCGGGGCCGGCGGTGAAATCCGCGACGAAGGGGCCACCGGTCGCGGGGCCAAGCCCAAGGCCGGGCTCACGGGTTTTAGCGTCTCCAAGCTCTGGGGCGGCTGGTCTGACCTGCCCGAGGGCAAGCCCGAGCACATCGCCAGCCCGCTGCAGATCATGATCGAGGGGCCGCTGGGCGGGGCCGCTTTCAACAACGAGTTTGGCCGCCCCAATCTGCTGGGCTATTTTCGCGAATACGAGCAGGTGGTGGGCGGGCTGCGACGCGGCTACCACAAGCCGATCATGATCGCGGGCGGCATCGGCCAGATCGACGCCGCGCTCACGCACAAGGTGCAGTTTCCGCCCGGTTCGCTGCTGATCCAGCTCGGCGGGCCGGGGATGCGCATCGGCATGGGCGGCGGCGCCGCCAGTTCCATGGCCAGCGGCACCAATGCGGCCGAGCTCGACTTCGACTCGGTGCAGCGCGGCAACCCCGAGCTCGAGCGCCGCGCCCAAGAGGTGATCAACCACTGCACCGCGCTGGGGGCGCAGAACCCGATCCTGTTCATCCACGACGTGGGCGCGGGCGGCTTGTCCAACGCCTTCCCGGAGCTGGTCAACGACGCCGGCCGTGGCGCGCGCTTCGACTTGCGCGCCGTGCCGCTGGAAGAATCGGGCCTGTCGCCCAAAGAAATCTGGTGCAACGAAAGCCAAGAGCGCTACGTGCTGGCGATCGCGCCCGACGCGCTGGCGCAGTTCCAGGCCTTTTGCGAACGCGAGCGCTGCCCCTTCGCCGTGGTGGGCGTGGCGACTGAGGAACGCGAACTGGTGCTGACGGATGGGGAGGGTGTCACCCCACCGGTCCAGATGCCAATGAACGTGCTGCTAGGCAAACCGCCCAAAATGCGGCGCGAGGTGCACAGCGTGCCGCGCCCCCAAGCCGCGCTCGACTTGCATGAAGTGGAGTTGCAAGCCAGCGTGATCGCCGTGCTCAGCCACCCCACGGTGGCCAGCAAGCGATTTCTCATCACCATCGGCGACCGCAGCGTGGGCGGCCTGACGCACCGCGACCAGATGGTGGGCCCGTGGCAGGTGCCGGTGGCCGACTGCGCCGTCACCTTGGCCGACTACACCGGCGTGGCCGGCGAAGCCATGAGCATGGGCGAGCGCAGCCCGCTGGCCGCACTCAACGCCCCGGCCGCAGCGCGCATGGCGGTGGCCGAGGCTATCACCAACCTGCTGGCGGCGCCGATCGAGCTCGGGCGCGTCAAACTCTCGGCCAACTGGATGGCCGCTTGCGGCGAACCGGGCGAAGACGCCGACCTCTACGCCAGCGTGCGCGCCGTCGGGCTCGAGCTGTGCCCGGCCTTGGGCGTAAGCATCCCGGTGGGCAAAGACAGCCTGTCGATGCGCACCCAGTGGCGCGCCGACGGCCAAACGCTCAAAGTCACCTCGCCCGTGAGCCTGATCGTGAGCGCCTTTGCCACCTTGGCCGACGTGCGCGGCACCCTGACGCCGCAACTGCAGCGCGGGATCGATTCGGAGCTGCTGCTGATCGACCTCGGCCGGGGTCAGATGCGCTTGGGAGGCTCGATGCTGGCGCAGCACCTCGAGCAAAGCGGCGACGCCGTGCCCGACCTCGACCAGCCGCACGATCTGGTGCAACTGGTGCACGCCATCAACGCCCTGCGCGCCCAAGGCCTGCTGCTGGCCTACCACGACCGCAGCGACGGCGGCTTGCTGGCGGCGGTGGCCGAAATGGCTTTTGCCGGCCAAGTGGGCGTGGCGCTCAACCTCGACGCGCTGCTGCTCGAGGGCGACGGCATTGCCGACAGCCGCATGGACAGCGGCGACAGCAAAAACTGGGCGGCCCAAGTGGCGGCGCGGCGCGAAGAGCGCACCTTGCGCGCGCTGTTCAACGAAGAGTTGGGCGTGCTGCTGCAGGTGCGCCACGCCGAGCGCACACCCGTGATGCAGGTGCTGCGCGCACACGGGCTGGGTGCCTGCAGCCACTTCGTCGGCAAGGTGCAAAGCCCAAACTGGCCCAGCGCCGGGGCCACCAGCCCAGACGCCGCCGCCCCCGAGCAGCGGTTGCAAATCTGGCGCGATGCGCGCAAGATTTTTGATTCCAGCCTGCAAGACCTGCAGCAGGTCTGGGACAGCGTGAGCTGGAAAATCTGCCGCCTGCGCGACCACCCGGGCTGCGCCGACGCCGAACACGCCGCCCTGGGCCAGCCGAACGACCCCGGCCTGCACCTGGCGCTCACGTTCGATGCGGCCGAAGACGTGGCGGCGCCGTACCTCAATCTGGCGCGCCCCAAAGTGGCGATCCTGCGCGAGCAGGGCGTGAACTCGCAGCTCGAAATGGCCTATGCGTTCCATCTGGCCGGCTTCGAGGCGCACGACGTGCACATGAGCGATCTGCACAGCGGCCGCGCGCACCTGCGCGACTTCAAAGGCCTGGTGGCCTGCGGCGGCTTCAGCTACGGCGACACGCTGGGTGCCGGCATCGGCTGGGCGCGCTCGATCACTTTCAACGCGGCGCTGGCCGAGCAGTTTGCGGCCTTCTTTGCGCGCCCGGATACATTTGGCTTGGGCGTGTGCAACGGCTGCCAGATGTTTGCCGAACTGGCCGAGCTCATCCCCGGCGCGCACGCTTGGCCGCGCTTCACCAGCAACCAGTCGCAGCGCTTCGAGGCGCGCCTGAGCTTGGTCGAGGTGCAAAGCAGCCCCAGCCTGTTCTTTGAGGGCATGGCCGGCAGCCGCCTGCCGATCGCGGTCGCGCACGGCGAGGGCTACGCCAATTTCGCCCAACGCGGCCACGCCGAGCAAGCCATCGCCGCGCTGCGCTTTGTCGATCACCACGGCGCCGCCACCCAAGCCTACCCCTACAACCCCAACGGCAGCCCGGGTGGCCTGACCGGCGTCACCACCGCGTGTGGGCGCTTCACCGCCCTGATGCCGCACCCTGAGCGCGTGTTTCGCAACCTGCAGCTCAGCTGGACCGACCCGCGCCACAGCGGCGCGCTCGAAGGCCCCAGCCCGTGGCTGCGCTTGTGGCGCAACGCGCGGCGCTGGGTGGGCTAG
- a CDS encoding YbgC/FadM family acyl-CoA thioesterase, giving the protein MTPENFRFSHRLRVRWSEVDMQKIVFNAHYLAYFDLGISEYWRALALPYEDAMAQLGGELYLKKSTLEFNASARMDDQLDVALACQRLGNTSMTLRGAVLRAGQPLALGELVYVFADPSSQRPRPVPAALRALIEAFEAGQSVLDLRRGSWDTLGPDAQRVRTAVFVQEQGIAPEDEWDAADADCLHAVAYNRLGQPVATARLLPAQAGVAKLGRMAVHRVLRGTGVGRQLLSELAQAARARGDRCLRLSAQRSAEGFYQRLGFEALGQPYDEVGIPHIEMQRLL; this is encoded by the coding sequence ATGACCCCAGAAAACTTCCGTTTTTCGCATAGGCTGCGGGTGCGCTGGTCCGAAGTCGATATGCAAAAGATCGTCTTCAATGCGCACTATCTGGCGTATTTCGACCTCGGCATCTCGGAGTACTGGCGCGCCCTCGCGCTGCCCTACGAAGACGCGATGGCGCAGCTCGGCGGTGAGCTGTATCTGAAGAAAAGCACGCTCGAGTTCAACGCCTCGGCGCGCATGGACGACCAGCTCGACGTGGCGCTGGCCTGCCAGCGGCTGGGCAACACCTCGATGACGCTGCGCGGCGCCGTGTTGCGCGCCGGCCAGCCGCTGGCGCTGGGCGAACTGGTGTATGTGTTTGCCGACCCCAGCTCACAGCGCCCGCGCCCCGTGCCTGCGGCCTTGCGTGCGCTCATCGAAGCTTTTGAGGCGGGCCAGTCGGTGCTGGATCTGCGCCGGGGCAGCTGGGACACGCTCGGCCCCGACGCGCAGCGCGTGCGCACGGCGGTATTTGTGCAAGAGCAGGGCATTGCACCCGAGGACGAATGGGACGCCGCCGACGCCGATTGCCTGCACGCGGTGGCCTACAACCGGCTCGGGCAGCCGGTAGCCACGGCGCGCCTGCTGCCCGCCCAAGCCGGGGTGGCCAAGCTCGGGCGCATGGCGGTGCATCGGGTGCTGCGCGGCACCGGCGTCGGCCGCCAGCTGCTGAGCGAGCTCGCGCAGGCGGCGCGCGCGCGCGGCGACCGTTGCTTGCGCCTGAGCGCGCAGCGCAGCGCCGAAGGCTTTTACCAGCGCCTGGGCTTCGAGGCCCTGGGCCAACCCTACGACGAAGTGGGCATTCCCCACATCGAGATGCAAAGGCTGCTGTAG
- the tmk gene encoding dTMP kinase: MTTPPAPHQPPASATGCFITFEGIDGAGKSSHIEPLAQALRAQGWAVRLTREPGGTPLAEQLRTLLLQQPMDALTEALLMFAARRDHLQMVIEPALAQGQVVLCDRYTDATFAYQGHGRGFDLQVLQTLEQWVQASPPSSLDTPANLASPASTVRQPDLTLWFDLPAATAAARLAGVRAPDKFEAEPQAFFERVAAGYAARCAQWPQRFERIDASLPLEQVWQQVCTVVQRRGLLSPT, encoded by the coding sequence ATGACGACGCCTCCCGCACCTCACCAGCCACCTGCCAGCGCTACAGGCTGTTTCATCACCTTCGAGGGCATCGACGGCGCCGGCAAGTCCTCGCACATCGAGCCCTTGGCCCAAGCCTTGCGCGCTCAAGGCTGGGCGGTGCGGCTCACCCGCGAGCCCGGCGGCACACCGCTGGCCGAGCAGCTGCGCACCCTGCTGCTGCAGCAACCCATGGACGCCCTGACCGAGGCGTTGCTGATGTTTGCCGCCCGGCGCGACCACCTGCAAATGGTGATCGAACCGGCCTTGGCACAAGGCCAAGTGGTGCTGTGCGACCGCTACACCGACGCCACCTTTGCCTACCAAGGCCACGGCCGCGGCTTCGATTTGCAAGTGCTGCAGACGCTGGAGCAGTGGGTGCAGGCCAGCCCTCCATCCAGCCTCGACACCCCCGCCAACCTCGCAAGCCCTGCCAGCACGGTGCGCCAACCCGACCTCACGCTCTGGTTCGACCTGCCCGCCGCCACCGCTGCCGCACGCTTGGCCGGGGTGCGCGCACCCGACAAATTTGAGGCCGAACCGCAGGCCTTTTTCGAGCGCGTGGCGGCCGGCTACGCAGCGCGCTGCGCCCAGTGGCCGCAGCGTTTCGAGCGCATCGACGCCAGCCTGCCCCTAGAGCAGGTCTGGCAGCAGGTGTGCACCGTGGTGCAGCGGCGCGGTCTGCTGAGCCCCACATGA
- a CDS encoding YgfZ/GcvT domain-containing protein translates to MNPDHPPLQDPASAHQPSATSPASSPDFAPDGWSGLAPLPAWGVIAAEGPDAASFLHNQLSNDFALLGQAEARLAALCNAKGRMLASFIGFKRGPERVLLLCARDLLPQTLQHLQRFVLRAKVRLSDASERCGLWGAVGAAVAADLPAPTWSKLDAGAQTWVRLPAVAGLGRALLCVESDAGAHEPAVQAQAQAQSQATPLPLAHWDWLQVRSAVVLLSRPLVELLVPQMLNYESVGGVNFKKGCYPGQEVVARSQFRGTLKRRAYLAHCPNTGTGTGSAPIAGQAVFHPSDAEQPCGVVVQAAAHPAGGFDALLSLQTSAADGQTLRLGTPDGAALHVLPLPYELLADV, encoded by the coding sequence ATGAACCCCGATCACCCGCCCCTGCAAGACCCCGCGTCAGCACACCAGCCATCCGCTACCAGCCCTGCCAGCAGCCCCGATTTCGCCCCCGACGGCTGGAGCGGCCTCGCGCCCCTGCCCGCTTGGGGCGTGATCGCCGCTGAGGGGCCGGATGCGGCGAGCTTTTTGCACAACCAGTTGAGCAACGACTTTGCCCTGCTCGGCCAAGCCGAGGCGCGGCTGGCGGCGCTGTGCAACGCCAAGGGGCGGATGCTGGCCTCGTTCATCGGTTTCAAGCGCGGCCCCGAGCGCGTGCTGCTGTTGTGCGCGCGCGACCTGCTGCCGCAAACCCTGCAACACCTGCAGCGCTTCGTGTTGCGCGCCAAGGTGCGCCTGAGCGATGCCTCGGAGCGCTGCGGCCTGTGGGGCGCGGTGGGGGCGGCGGTGGCGGCCGACTTGCCCGCGCCCACCTGGAGTAAGCTCGACGCTGGGGCGCAGACTTGGGTGCGGCTGCCGGCGGTGGCGGGCTTGGGCCGGGCTTTGCTGTGCGTGGAAAGCGATGCGGGTGCCCATGAGCCAGCAGTACAAGCCCAAGCTCAAGCTCAATCCCAAGCCACCCCCCTGCCCCTAGCCCACTGGGACTGGCTGCAGGTGCGCAGCGCGGTGGTGTTGCTCAGCCGGCCACTGGTCGAACTGCTGGTGCCGCAGATGCTGAACTACGAATCGGTCGGGGGCGTGAACTTCAAAAAAGGCTGCTACCCTGGCCAAGAAGTGGTGGCGCGCAGCCAGTTTCGCGGCACCTTGAAGCGCCGCGCCTATCTTGCGCACTGCCCCAACACCGGCACCGGCACCGGCAGCGCCCCCATTGCTGGGCAAGCGGTATTCCACCCCAGCGACGCCGAGCAACCTTGTGGCGTGGTGGTGCAGGCCGCCGCGCACCCGGCGGGCGGTTTCGACGCCTTGCTCAGCTTGCAGACCAGCGCTGCCGACGGCCAGACGCTGCGCCTAGGCACACCCGATGGCGCGGCCCTGCATGTGCTGCCCCTGCCCTACGAACTGTTGGCCGATGTGTGA
- a CDS encoding NRDE family protein: MCLIALAIGQRPDCPLLLAANRDEYWQRPTLPLAAWQLDNGQTVYGGRDLLAGGTWLGFSAAGRVALLTNVRDGQPEKAARSRGELVTRWLAGPPPHTEPPSPEALGLPVGAAQTLPFGPQAWHDLQTLLQQTDPSAYGGFNLVLGDCVSGHWFWLSNRPRRMEREGSAAATPTPAPMQIPNHASHAAEKASASPLPLNLPRDFLPPGWCGAALPPGVYGLSNAALDSPWPKLLRLKSAVASVLQEPTLALHSAALASTPATLAQACWQTLLLEALLDRCPAPDDQLPATGVPLELERLLSSPFVCMPQHGYGTRSSLIARWLRPSAASSRLEVQEWTHRPPAPVPAIQTTSLTAAPTLQNPAPQPHANPRAPHPSLLTQSGYSSLCISMWGMPTSS, from the coding sequence ATGTGCCTGATCGCCTTGGCCATCGGCCAGCGCCCCGACTGCCCGCTGCTGCTGGCAGCCAACCGCGACGAATACTGGCAGCGCCCTACCCTGCCGCTGGCGGCGTGGCAGCTCGATAACGGCCAGACGGTGTATGGCGGCCGCGATCTGCTCGCCGGTGGCACCTGGCTGGGCTTTTCGGCGGCCGGCCGGGTGGCCCTGCTCACCAACGTGCGCGACGGCCAGCCCGAGAAAGCGGCGCGCAGCCGCGGCGAACTGGTGACGCGCTGGCTGGCTGGGCCGCCACCTCACACTGAACCGCCTAGCCCAGAAGCGCTTGGCCTGCCTGTGGGTGCCGCGCAGACCTTGCCCTTTGGCCCGCAGGCCTGGCACGATTTGCAGACCCTGCTGCAGCAGACCGACCCCAGCGCTTACGGCGGCTTTAACCTCGTGCTGGGCGACTGCGTCAGCGGCCACTGGTTTTGGCTCTCGAACCGCCCGCGCCGCATGGAGCGCGAAGGTTCAGCAGCAGCGACGCCGACTCCGGCGCCGATGCAGATTCCCAACCACGCCAGCCACGCCGCTGAAAAAGCCAGCGCATCCCCACTGCCCCTGAACTTGCCCCGCGACTTTTTGCCCCCCGGCTGGTGCGGCGCGGCGCTCCCTCCCGGCGTGTACGGACTGTCCAACGCCGCCCTCGACAGCCCATGGCCCAAGCTGCTGCGACTCAAATCGGCGGTCGCTTCCGTCTTGCAAGAGCCAACTTTGGCCTTGCACAGTGCAGCGTTGGCTTCCACCCCTGCAACCTTGGCCCAAGCGTGTTGGCAGACCCTGCTGCTCGAGGCGCTGCTGGACCGCTGCCCAGCCCCGGATGATCAGCTGCCTGCCACCGGGGTGCCGCTGGAGCTGGAGCGGCTGCTCTCGAGCCCCTTTGTGTGCATGCCGCAGCACGGCTACGGCACCCGCAGCAGCCTGATCGCGCGCTGGCTGCGCCCATCGGCAGCCAGCAGCCGGCTCGAAGTGCAGGAGTGGACACACCGGCCGCCAGCGCCAGTGCCGGCCATACAAACCACCAGCCTGACGGCCGCACCCACCCTGCAGAACCCAGCGCCCCAGCCGCACGCAAACCCTCGCGCGCCCCATCCTTCGCTGCTGACCCAGAGCGGCTACAGCAGCCTTTGCATCTCGATGTGGGGAATGCCCACTTCGTCGTAG